DNA sequence from the Sulfurimonas sediminis genome:
AGCTATTGAGAATATCAAACCTATTATAGAGGTTAAAAGTCGCCGTGTTGGTGGTGCTACTTATCAAGTTCCAGTAGAAGTACGCCCAGTGCGCCAACAGTCTCTAGCAATCAGATGGTTGGTTGATGCAGCTCGTAAACGTAATGAAAGAACAATGGCTGAGAGATTGGCAAATGAATTCATGGACGCGGCATCAGATAAAGGTGCTGCATTTAAGAAAAAAGAAGATACATATAAAATGGCAGAAGCTAATAAAGCATTTGCTCATTACAGATGGTAACAGGATAACATATGCCAAGAAGTCATAAATTAGAAGATGTAAGAAACA
Encoded proteins:
- the rpsG gene encoding 30S ribosomal protein S7, translated to MRRRKAPVREIMPDPVYGSKILTKFINKIMLDGKKSTAEKIIYSAMDIISSRGEKSGIDTFNEAIENIKPIIEVKSRRVGGATYQVPVEVRPVRQQSLAIRWLVDAARKRNERTMAERLANEFMDAASDKGAAFKKKEDTYKMAEANKAFAHYRW